A window of the Hordeum vulgare subsp. vulgare chromosome 5H, MorexV3_pseudomolecules_assembly, whole genome shotgun sequence genome harbors these coding sequences:
- the LOC123398873 gene encoding beta carbonic anhydrase 5, chloroplastic-like isoform X2, with translation MAPSLLRPASPLAPAPSVAGSGRSRGTVSIGDSRARGVALRVGGSGRSDFSCTTKASTDHSGLTRQLLDFQHDTVDETDGGYDPFNQLKERFTDFKQRNYVENFTNYKKLAEQQTPEFMVVACADSRVCPTSILGLQPGDAFTVRNVANLVPPYEHGASETTAALEFAVNTLQVPNVLVVGHSRCGGIQALMSMKSKKDDRSSRTFIRDWVSLGKSARLSTEAAAGNLSFESQCRHCEKESINSSLLNLLTYPWIEERVKEGNLNLHGGYYNFIDCTFEKWTLVYRPGLEGGSKYAIKNRSTWA, from the exons ATGGCCCCCAGCCTCCTCCGGCCCGCCTCCCCGCTCGCGCCGGCCCCCTCCGTCGCCGGCTCCGGCCGGAGCCGCGGCACCGTGTCG ATCGGCGATTCGAGGGCGCGCGGCGTTGCCCTGAGGGTGGGAGGATCTGGACG GAGCGATTTCTCATGTACTACAAAGGCTTCGACAGATCATTCTGGTTTGACCCGACAACTTCTAGATTTTCAACATGATACTGTAGATGAGACAGATGGAGGATATGATCCATTCAATCAACTAAAAGAGAGGTTCACGGACTTTAAGCAACGGAACTACGT GGAAAATTTTACCAATTATAAAAAACTTGCTGAGCAGCAAACACCAGAG TTCATGGTGGTTGCTTGTGCTGACTCCAGGGTCTGCCCTACCAGTATTTTAGGGCTTCAGCCTGGTGATGCATTCACTGTCCGTAATGTGGCAAATTTGGTACCACCATACGAG CATGGAGCTTCAGAGACTACTGCAGCACTAGAGTTTGCTGTCAACACACTTCAG GTACCAAACGTTTTAGTGGTAGGTCATAGTCGTTGTGGTGGCATACAAGCACTAATGAGCATGAAGAGTAAGAAAGACGATCGAAGCTCTAG AACCTTTATCAGAGACTGGGTCTCACTTGGGAAGAGTGCAAGATTAAGCACAGAAGCAGCAGCTGGAAATTTGAGCTTCGAATCGCAATGCAGACACTGTGAAAAG GAATCAATTAATAGCTCGCTGTTGAACTTATTAACATACCCTTGGATAGAGGAAAGGGTGAAGGAAGGAAATTTGAACCTTCATGGGGGATACTACAATTTTATTGATTGCACATTTGAGAAGTGGACATTAGTGTACCGTCCAGGGCTGGAAGGTGGCAGTAAGTATGCCATAAAGAACAGGTCTACCTGGGCTTGA
- the LOC123398873 gene encoding beta carbonic anhydrase 5, chloroplastic-like isoform X1 has translation MLPWSLRSAARRLAAATRAAASAAVVAARSPAPAPPTWQERPPAAHDREEQRQRAAVWEDDRRRPRRSDFSCTTKASTDHSGLTRQLLDFQHDTVDETDGGYDPFNQLKERFTDFKQRNYVENFTNYKKLAEQQTPEFMVVACADSRVCPTSILGLQPGDAFTVRNVANLVPPYEHGASETTAALEFAVNTLQVPNVLVVGHSRCGGIQALMSMKSKKDDRSSRTFIRDWVSLGKSARLSTEAAAGNLSFESQCRHCEKESINSSLLNLLTYPWIEERVKEGNLNLHGGYYNFIDCTFEKWTLVYRPGLEGGSKYAIKNRSTWA, from the exons ATGCTCCCGTGGTCCTTGCGATCAGCAGCTCGCCGCTTGGCTGCCGCCACACGCGCAGCAGCCTCGGCTGCGGTGGTGGCGGCTCGATcaccggcgccggcgccgccgaCGTGGCAAGAAAGGCCGCCTGCTGCCCACGATAGAGAGGAGCAGCGGCAGCGGGCCGCCGTGTGGGAGGACGATCGCCGTCGACCTCGCCG GAGCGATTTCTCATGTACTACAAAGGCTTCGACAGATCATTCTGGTTTGACCCGACAACTTCTAGATTTTCAACATGATACTGTAGATGAGACAGATGGAGGATATGATCCATTCAATCAACTAAAAGAGAGGTTCACGGACTTTAAGCAACGGAACTACGT GGAAAATTTTACCAATTATAAAAAACTTGCTGAGCAGCAAACACCAGAG TTCATGGTGGTTGCTTGTGCTGACTCCAGGGTCTGCCCTACCAGTATTTTAGGGCTTCAGCCTGGTGATGCATTCACTGTCCGTAATGTGGCAAATTTGGTACCACCATACGAG CATGGAGCTTCAGAGACTACTGCAGCACTAGAGTTTGCTGTCAACACACTTCAG GTACCAAACGTTTTAGTGGTAGGTCATAGTCGTTGTGGTGGCATACAAGCACTAATGAGCATGAAGAGTAAGAAAGACGATCGAAGCTCTAG AACCTTTATCAGAGACTGGGTCTCACTTGGGAAGAGTGCAAGATTAAGCACAGAAGCAGCAGCTGGAAATTTGAGCTTCGAATCGCAATGCAGACACTGTGAAAAG GAATCAATTAATAGCTCGCTGTTGAACTTATTAACATACCCTTGGATAGAGGAAAGGGTGAAGGAAGGAAATTTGAACCTTCATGGGGGATACTACAATTTTATTGATTGCACATTTGAGAAGTGGACATTAGTGTACCGTCCAGGGCTGGAAGGTGGCAGTAAGTATGCCATAAAGAACAGGTCTACCTGGGCTTGA